A genomic window from Vicia villosa cultivar HV-30 ecotype Madison, WI unplaced genomic scaffold, Vvil1.0 ctg.000192F_1_1_3_1, whole genome shotgun sequence includes:
- the LOC131625190 gene encoding uncharacterized protein LOC131625190, whose amino-acid sequence MDKLFSDSPTPKSQKSQTSLNKRARICKPPPAPIPLKIPIIEEMHILPKIPFIEEMSVFMQKYIEQIINGAGNGNCGYHAVSGLLGNGEDSHTLVRHQLNQVLKTHKDSYTLLYGEEAKFKAVNEALVPWLGAYAPVSKWMRFPEM is encoded by the coding sequence ATGGATAAACTTTTTTCCGACTCACCGACACCTAAATCTCAAAAATCTCAAACAAGTTTAAACAAAAGAGCTCGCATATGCAAACCGCCTCCGGCACCTATTCCgctgaaaattccaatcatcgAAGAGATGCATATTCTACCGAAAATTCCATTCATCGAAGAGATGTCGGTTTTTATGCAAAAATACATCGAGCAAATTATCAATGGTGCGGGAAACGGTAATTGCGGTTACCATGCCGTCTCGGGGTTGCTTGGTAATGGAGAGGATAGTCATACTCTTGTCCGTCATCAACTTAATCAAGTGTTGAAGACGCATAAAGATTCGTACACACTATTATATGGAGAGGAAGCTAAATTTAAAGCGGTTAACGAAGCTCTTGTTCCATGGTTGGGCGCTTATGCACCAGTGTCAAAATGGATGAGATTCCCGGAAATGTGA